GAACCTTTTAGTATCAGGTGGTAACACTAACCCAGTACtaaaaatcgatttgtaggaaCATCCTGATTTTTTTCAAGGGCGGGTCAAAATATgacccgttgctacaaatagaTTGGAATTAATGTAGTAACCGATCCGcccatgaaaatatatttttaggggcggatcatcccttcacccacccctaaaaataaaTAGTATTTTTAGAAACAGATGATGAGGTTACCCGTCTTTAGAAAtattatttgtaggggcgggtcaccatatcacctgcccctacaaactTAGAACTCAGCAAGAGAGCTAAAACAATTCACATCCAGGAGGTGCTGGCGCGGGGCAGGACGCTTGCCCAACGTGGAGTTTCCCATCCCTTTCGAGGAATGCGTCGCCAGGttcgtggaggcggaggcggcgtacATGCTCCGGGAGCACTCCGCTGAGATGCTGCGCGGCGCGTCCGGATGGACGCCATCGACTGGATTTGGAAGGTGCGTTCCTCATCAGTGCTCGTACATTCTCTTTGAAGTCTTGTTTCCATCGACTCAGCGATGAGTCTGACAGCTGATCTCTATGCAGGTTCACCCTAGTATAATTTCATGAAGATAAGGCCTCGATGATGCAGCTGCTGTCCGTGGCGTGCTTTTCCCAGTCTGTCAAGATctaggtggcggcggctgctgcgagATTCACtggcggaggtggctcacgCTGAGCACCGGCGACAAACgcttttttctgttttttagaTTACAAGTACAACTTAGACACTTAAAATGCACGCACACTTACACCCCTATGAACAAACGTACGCAAATCCTACCCTTATATGAGTATTTTCGAAGAATGAGCCGGTTCCTCGAGATTGAAGAAGTCACCACAAACGCCTCGCTTACCAGAATATTCGTTTTCATGGGAGTCGGACCCAGAACCTCAGGTGCTACTAagactcttgtaaccactagatTACAGACCCTTTTGCAAGCGCTTTTTCTGTCGTCCAGCAAATTACAACTTAACGGGCCCTAAATGGGACTGCTTATTTCGAACATCCAGCAGCGTGGCTGATACGGGCACCGTATATGACGCTCACCCGATAACGATCATGAACAACATTGCACATgatgacagtacaaatatgcTACGTACGGCGTCTGACGAACACCGGTAGATTATTAGATTAACTCTCCCGCGTGCCGTCCTGCAAAACCTCGCGTCGTCAAGAACAGAGCGGCGCGGCCTACTCCGGTCATGGCGACGGGGAAGGGCTCGAGCGCCTGCCAGTCCGGCCAGACGGCGTTCGCGGCGCGCCTGCTCGGGCGCTtcgcggcggtggccgcggccgaCGGCAGCAACCTCATCTTCTCGCCGCTCTCCATCCACATCGCGCTCGCGCTGATGTCCACCGGCGCCTCGGGGGACACCCTCGCCGAGATCCTCGCCGTCGCGGGCGCGCCGTCCCGGGACGAGCTGCAGGCGTTCGTCAGGGACAGCGTGATCGACCGCGTCCTCGCCGACCAGTCTGGCGCCGGCGGGCCCATCGTGGCGTTCGCGTGCGGCGCTTGGATGGACTGGAGGATGCCTCTCAGGCCCGAGTACCGCGACACCATCGTCAGTGCCTTCAAGGGAAGCGCAACAACCGTCGACTTCCTAGACAAGGTCAGTAGCACATTCATATTTACTTGATATATCTAATCTTTGATTGAATGAAATTggcgtttgattttttttgacTTAGAAATAAGCGAAGTAGATGTAAGGTAATTTGATATCAATCTATGTTTAATTCTGCTTTTGGGATGAACAACCCCGCTGGGCTAACAATTTTAGGAAAAATATAGTACACACAGTACTAATAGAAGTTCATTGAAGgtttaatcttgtaagattctgATGTAATGCCTAGATGTATTTTGGatatttttgttttgttgtgAAATTGTTGCTTTCCCCAACCAGCTCAAGTAAAATTTGTTTAAGATTATGCTTAACAAATTAAAACTATTATGAAACTGCGATATTTGATATAATTGATATAGCATGCTAAAATAGGGAGATGCTATAATGTCGTCTGAATCACAACACCAATTATGTATGAATCAGACAGTCTTTAAAAATCTAAACACACACAAGATCTAGTTCCTTTTTTTCTGTGCATATAAAACCAcaatgaacaaaaaaaaaactagctcaTCTTCAATCAGATAAGCTCAGTCTTGCTCCTGTGAAATTTAGTCAAATTGACTTGACTTTACATATACTTTTACTGCAAAGGATTAGCCCACATAGTTTTCATGCATGATATGTTAAGTAAATTATGTCTGTAGCTGCATAATTTTCATCTTCAGCTAAGAGGTTAGCCAACTCAGCTTAAACCCACATGAATCTTTACTTGCAGGTCAAATCTGTTGAATTCTGAAATAAGACATCAACCTCTAATAAAAGTAGAACAAATAGTATCTACATCTATCTGTTTTAATTTCCTCCAGTTTGTACTCAAGAAGTTTGAACTATGTTTCTGAATATCAAAATGTCTCTTCTCTTGCGCAGCCAGTGGAATCGAGAGTACAGATTAACGCCTGGGTGGCCGAGGTGACCAGAGGCCTCATCACCGAGATGGTGAACCCAAACGCGCAAAGCAAAGACACTGTGAACGTTGTCATCAATGCCATCTACTTCAAGGGCAACTGGCGGGATCCCTTCAGGAAGGAGAACACCATTGACCACGAGTTCCATCTCCTTGATGGAAGCACCATCGATGTGCCTTTCATGCAGAACTGGTGCGACCAGCAAATCGCCTGCTATGATGGATTCAAGGTGCTCAAACTGCCGTACAAGTCGATGGACGTGGACAGGTCCTCACCGGACTTCGACTGGATGCAGCTGAAGAGTATCCCCAAGTTCTACATGTGCATCTTCCTCCCTGACACCTGCGACGGCCTGCAGAGCCTACTTGAGGAGATCACCTCATCGCCGAAGTTCCTGCTCAACCACCTGCCTCTCATGTTGGTCCCTGTCAATGAGTTCCGGCTGCCACGGTTCAAGCTGAACTTTGGCGGTAGCATCGTTGAAGACCTCAAGAGCTTGGGCCTAATCTTACCATTCGACCCATTAACAGCGAGTGTGTCAG
The genomic region above belongs to Panicum virgatum strain AP13 chromosome 8N, P.virgatum_v5, whole genome shotgun sequence and contains:
- the LOC120684829 gene encoding putative serpin-Z5, with translation MATGKGSSACQSGQTAFAARLLGRFAAVAAADGSNLIFSPLSIHIALALMSTGASGDTLAEILAVAGAPSRDELQAFVRDSVIDRVLADQSGAGGPIVAFACGAWMDWRMPLRPEYRDTIVSAFKGSATTVDFLDKVSSTFIFT
- the LOC120684830 gene encoding putative serpin-Z5, whose product is MVNPNAQSKDTVNVVINAIYFKGNWRDPFRKENTIDHEFHLLDGSTIDVPFMQNWCDQQIACYDGFKVLKLPYKSMDVDRSSPDFDWMQLKSIPKFYMCIFLPDTCDGLQSLLEEITSSPKFLLNHLPLMLVPVNEFRLPRFKLNFGGSIVEDLKSLGLILPFDPLTASVSEITEVDTTDDGQIYVSEVIHKAVVDVNEEGCEAAAATESDDDMGFSLDYEPPKLVDFVADHPFAFFIIEETSGSVVFAGHVLDPSRE